From Anthonomus grandis grandis chromosome 20, icAntGran1.3, whole genome shotgun sequence, the proteins below share one genomic window:
- the LOC126747869 gene encoding uncharacterized protein LOC126747869, which yields MPPLKWLIQKIPTSDLLYKHDDPEDFFLPQWQTDAKIALGYLLYRLLNTGFFYVILYLHFRADLPITRKLMFVIFFTYWGLIVNITWSVLSLVNALTRFIQEVAMDERVEAVSSNVLYKCQFIASSVAFDLSFAVSAGYWSLVSFYEKRPFSVSTSVLHLWVFMVAVTDLLVTRTPVRFAHVVYSIALSLIYLLFAYVYYKSGGKSILNDAKCLYKMLDFSQPRLICTAVFAQVAFVVIGRCIAVGLYHLRKCVFSKTFGGSDDPLGE from the coding sequence ATGCCCCCACTCAAGTGGCTCATCCAGAAAATCCCCACCTCCGACTTGCTATACAAACACGACGATCCGGAGGACTTTTTCCTACCTCAATGGCAAACCGACGCGAAAATCGCACTGGGGTATTTACTCTACCGACTCCTGAACACCGGATTCTTCTACGTGATCCTATACCTGCACTTCAGAGCCGATTTGCCGATCACAAGGAAGCTGATGTTCGTCATATTCTTCACTTACTGGGGCCTGATTGTGAATATCACTTGGTCAGTGCTCAGTCTCGTTAATGCTTTAACGAGGTTTATTCAGGAAGTTGCTATGGATGAACGTGTTGAAGCTGTATCGAGCAACGTTCTTTATAAATGTCAGTTTATCGCGAGCAGTGTTGCCTTTGATCTCTCTTTTGCTGTCAGCGCCGGATACTGGTCCTTGGTGAGTTTTTATGAAAAGAGACCGTTCAGCGTTTCCACCTCTGTCTTGCACTTGTGGGTGTTTATGGTGGCGGTGACGGATCTGTTGGTAACCAGGACCCCCGTGAGATTCGCGCATGTCGTTTACTCGATCGCGTTAAGTCTTATTTACTTACTGTTCGCTTATGTTTATTATAAGTCAGGTGGTAAGTCGATATTAAATGACGCCAAATGTTTGTATAAAATGTTGGACTTTAGCCAGCCGAGGCTGATATGCACTGCGGTGTTTGCTCAAGTTGCTTTTGTTGTTATCGGTAGGTGTATAGCGGTGGGACTTTATCACTTAAGGAAATGTGTATTTAGTAAAACGTTCGGGGGTTCAGATGACCCATTGGGTGAATaa